In Streptomyces qaidamensis, one DNA window encodes the following:
- a CDS encoding DUF2797 domain-containing protein, whose product MTQAWKCSGLRWSADGPVLVWDGGRPSALTRGRRVAFGVAEGGVRTCVGARGHTCPVGAAVPGRSTGARCEDCARLDRAHSVAADTIADDPRPYHVYLAWFGPGMVKVGITAQARGSARLLEQGAVCFSWLGLGPLMAARRTEELLRAALRVPDRIPYAEKRAVRAALPETAADRAREVTELYERAVTLPAWPESLVREPLRVVDHVGVFGLGGLPVAVGQVSELVAGGAVGGELAAAAGPDLHLATGGGVVVLDTRLMTGWGLVPAAAGELTVPTRQFKEAAGVQDGLF is encoded by the coding sequence ATGACACAGGCATGGAAGTGCTCGGGGCTGCGGTGGTCGGCGGACGGTCCCGTGCTGGTGTGGGACGGCGGCCGGCCCAGTGCGCTGACCCGGGGGAGACGCGTGGCCTTCGGGGTCGCGGAGGGGGGTGTGCGCACCTGCGTGGGGGCGCGGGGGCACACGTGCCCGGTCGGTGCGGCCGTGCCGGGGCGCAGTACAGGGGCGCGGTGCGAGGACTGTGCGCGGCTGGACCGGGCGCACTCCGTGGCGGCGGACACCATCGCCGACGATCCCCGGCCGTACCACGTCTATCTGGCGTGGTTCGGACCCGGCATGGTCAAGGTCGGGATCACGGCCCAGGCGCGGGGTTCCGCACGGCTCCTGGAGCAGGGGGCCGTCTGTTTCAGCTGGCTCGGACTGGGACCGCTCATGGCCGCGCGGCGTACGGAGGAGCTGCTGCGGGCCGCCCTGCGGGTGCCCGACCGGATTCCCTACGCCGAGAAGCGGGCGGTCCGGGCCGCGCTGCCGGAGACCGCCGCCGACCGGGCCCGTGAGGTGACCGAGCTGTACGAGCGGGCGGTCACGCTCCCCGCGTGGCCGGAGTCCCTCGTGCGGGAGCCGCTGCGGGTCGTCGATCACGTGGGGGTGTTCGGGCTCGGGGGGCTGCCCGTCGCCGTCGGGCAGGTGAGCGAGCTCGTCGCCGGGGGTGCGGTCGGCGGGGAGCTGGCCGCGGCCGCCGGGCCCGATCTGCATCTGGCCACCGGGGGCGGGGTGGTGGTGCTGGACACACGGTTGATGACGGGGTGGGGGCTGGTGCCCGCCGCGGCGGGTGAACTGACCGTGCCGACCCGGCAGTTCAAGGAGGCGGCCGGCGTGCAGGACGGGTTGTTCTGA
- a CDS encoding HGxxPAAW family protein has protein sequence MSAHQYDHGHTVAGWVGTGIASVGAAVAGLGVITVSGVLIAGGLAIGVVSLLVTWALHLAGWGKGPGLRPRAEWGWRVRDSAAPGGHAECLACRLAGRGRGARAVVPVMPAQRESEPETVAAGVESVRRDRS, from the coding sequence GTGAGTGCACATCAGTATGACCACGGGCACACGGTCGCGGGATGGGTCGGAACCGGCATCGCCAGCGTCGGGGCCGCCGTGGCGGGGCTCGGGGTCATCACGGTCTCGGGCGTGCTGATCGCCGGAGGTCTGGCGATCGGGGTCGTGAGCCTGCTCGTCACCTGGGCCCTGCATCTCGCCGGGTGGGGGAAGGGGCCCGGCCTGCGGCCCCGGGCGGAATGGGGATGGCGGGTGCGGGACTCGGCGGCGCCGGGCGGGCACGCGGAGTGCCTGGCGTGCCGGCTGGCCGGGCGGGGGCGTGGCGCGCGTGCGGTGGTGCCGGTCATGCCGGCACAGCGCGAGAGCGAGCCGGAGACCGTCGCCGCCGGTGTCGAATCCGTGCGCCGAGACCGCTCCTGA
- a CDS encoding MarR family winged helix-turn-helix transcriptional regulator: MPAKPRPAATPEQALSAMDQLIATHLVGQHEIAQQVGLSVTDLTCFAYVIEAGENLPTAGDLAARVHVTTGAVTGILNRLERAGYITRRPDPTDRRRIRVAAQPDAVARVREVYEPYYARLTHLFADYSPDEIAVLHDWFTRASTLAANYLEEHCRPD, translated from the coding sequence ATGCCAGCGAAGCCGCGTCCGGCCGCCACACCCGAGCAGGCGCTCTCGGCGATGGACCAGCTCATCGCGACTCACCTGGTCGGACAGCACGAGATCGCCCAGCAGGTGGGCCTGAGTGTGACCGACCTCACCTGCTTCGCCTATGTGATCGAGGCCGGCGAGAACCTCCCCACGGCCGGGGATCTGGCGGCCCGCGTCCACGTCACCACCGGCGCGGTCACCGGCATCCTCAACCGCCTGGAGCGCGCCGGCTACATCACCCGCCGCCCCGACCCCACCGACCGCCGCCGCATCCGCGTGGCGGCCCAGCCCGACGCGGTCGCCCGCGTCCGAGAGGTCTACGAGCCGTACTACGCCCGTCTCACGCACCTCTTCGCGGACTACTCCCCGGACGAGATCGCGGTCCTGCACGACTGGTTCACCCGCGCCAGCACGCTGGCGGCGAACTACCTGGAGGAGCACTGCCGCCCGGACTGA
- a CDS encoding GNAT family N-acetyltransferase, giving the protein MEDVAALVEVSRDPALRQWASSAVDNDADGARWVQAQQLGWAAGDRFGFAVLEAQPGSVREQLLGNVVLKEVAYGKPAAEVGYWTAAHARGLGVAPRALEALTSWAFDTFEADGLERLELLHQVDNLASCRVAQKSRYDFDSVLPAAPPSFPRDGHLHIRRTSA; this is encoded by the coding sequence ATGGAGGACGTTGCCGCATTGGTCGAGGTGAGCCGGGATCCCGCATTGCGTCAGTGGGCGAGCTCGGCGGTGGACAACGATGCTGACGGGGCACGGTGGGTGCAGGCCCAGCAGCTGGGCTGGGCAGCGGGAGACCGGTTCGGCTTCGCCGTCCTTGAGGCACAACCCGGTTCAGTTCGCGAACAGTTGTTGGGCAACGTGGTCCTCAAGGAAGTCGCCTACGGCAAACCGGCGGCCGAGGTGGGCTACTGGACCGCGGCGCACGCTCGCGGGCTGGGAGTGGCTCCCCGCGCTCTGGAGGCACTCACCAGCTGGGCCTTCGACACCTTCGAAGCCGACGGGCTGGAGCGTCTCGAACTCCTGCACCAGGTGGACAACCTGGCATCGTGCCGGGTTGCGCAGAAGAGCCGGTACGACTTTGACAGCGTCCTGCCCGCGGCGCCGCCTTCCTTCCCTCGCGATGGCCACCTGCACATACGGCGCACGAGTGCCTGA
- a CDS encoding MerR family transcriptional regulator, with product MDGDALYSIGELARRTGLTVKTIRFYSDRGIVAPTDRSPAGYRLYSIDAIARLDLVRTLRELGLDLPTIRKVVDRELSLPEVAAAHAEALAVQIRVLRLRRAVLTAVAERGSTPEETELMHRLAQLSEDERRRLIGDFLDAVFGGLDAAPAFAGVMRSMTPELPDNPEAEQVQAWVELAEMSLDPDFRAAVRRMAEDQAVEQARSGKMGPRRDITAAVRDQAGPALTAGIDPASPQADPIVAAFTAHYAHLLGRPDDVELRRRLATRLESVNDPRRERYLQLLAVVNGWPAPESLAPVFDWSLQALRVRTQQ from the coding sequence ATGGACGGCGACGCGCTCTACTCGATCGGCGAGCTCGCTCGGCGGACCGGACTCACGGTCAAGACCATTCGGTTCTACTCCGATCGCGGAATCGTGGCGCCGACGGACCGCAGCCCGGCCGGCTACCGCCTTTACAGCATCGACGCCATCGCACGCCTGGACCTCGTGCGGACCCTGCGCGAGCTGGGACTGGACCTTCCCACGATCCGCAAGGTCGTGGACCGCGAGCTCTCGCTTCCCGAGGTCGCCGCGGCGCACGCCGAAGCACTGGCCGTGCAGATCCGCGTCCTGCGCCTGCGGCGCGCGGTGCTGACGGCGGTGGCCGAGCGCGGGTCCACACCTGAGGAGACGGAACTCATGCACCGGCTGGCCCAGCTCTCCGAGGACGAACGCCGACGTCTGATCGGCGACTTCCTCGACGCTGTCTTCGGCGGTCTCGACGCTGCCCCCGCATTCGCGGGGGTCATGCGCTCGATGACCCCCGAGCTACCTGACAACCCGGAGGCGGAGCAGGTCCAGGCGTGGGTGGAGTTGGCCGAAATGTCCCTGGATCCGGATTTCCGTGCCGCCGTGCGGCGGATGGCCGAGGACCAGGCAGTCGAGCAGGCCCGAAGCGGCAAGATGGGCCCGCGCCGCGACATCACCGCAGCCGTCCGTGACCAGGCCGGCCCCGCCCTGACCGCCGGCATCGACCCGGCCTCCCCCCAGGCCGATCCGATCGTCGCGGCGTTCACGGCGCACTACGCGCACCTCCTCGGCCGCCCCGACGACGTCGAGCTTCGCCGCCGGCTGGCGACTCGGCTGGAGAGCGTGAACGACCCCCGCAGAGAGCGGTACCTCCAGTTGCTCGCAGTGGTCAACGGCTGGCCGGCCCCGGAGAGTCTGGCTCCAGTGTTCGACTGGTCTCTCCAGGCTCTGCGCGTCCGGACACAGCAATGA
- a CDS encoding SSI family serine proteinase inhibitor, which yields MLRATPRATARPVLRRLLIGAAASVAAAGSLTAAPPAAYAQAAGTGLLSPAGPGGGPDRDHLTVTVRNAGGGADGTFELYCGPDGGSHPDPRGACDALERDTRWGQDVFAPAPEGGFCTMQYGGPATAHVTGTWAGRPVDATYDRRDGCQISRWDRLVPLLPGVGGNRAARA from the coding sequence ATGTTGCGTGCCACCCCCCGGGCCACCGCCCGCCCCGTCCTGCGGCGCCTCCTCATCGGTGCCGCCGCCTCCGTCGCCGCCGCCGGGTCGCTGACCGCGGCGCCCCCGGCCGCGTATGCCCAGGCCGCAGGGACCGGACTACTGTCCCCGGCCGGTCCCGGCGGCGGCCCGGACCGCGATCACCTCACCGTCACCGTGCGGAACGCCGGCGGCGGGGCCGACGGAACGTTCGAGCTGTACTGCGGCCCCGACGGCGGCAGCCACCCCGACCCGCGCGGCGCCTGTGACGCCCTGGAGCGGGACACGCGGTGGGGGCAGGACGTCTTCGCCCCCGCGCCGGAGGGCGGCTTCTGCACCATGCAGTACGGCGGCCCCGCCACCGCGCACGTCACCGGCACCTGGGCCGGACGGCCCGTCGACGCCACGTACGACCGCCGTGACGGCTGCCAGATCTCCCGCTGGGACCGGCTCGTGCCGCTTCTGCCGGGCGTGGGGGGCAACCGGGCCGCCAGGGCCTGA
- a CDS encoding PAS domain-containing protein, whose translation MSSRPSRGAARLAAILDALPDALVLVNANGTVVNANTIALEAFETPGTALVGRGLLDLLPQFDSKLIPGSMRRPEHLDPHARTKPTRMIARRTDGTEFPVEVTSANLENGQQAYDGYGYSGDELLMLVVRDLTGTVDTEAELARSQRQTEMILRAAAEGVVGTDTDGRIVLVNPAAAQILGFRASDLGGRELHDLVLHSRADGSPFPYEDSPLADTLRSGRKHRVRSQVLYAKDGGKVPVDLTTAPVRDGDQLVGAVMTFTDRRPYDAVVEEKEAAEKRHAEELERVAEEHASELTALRQQHVTEVEELTERHAEELAANEERYAALGEREKDRFEALAARHEQLLTLLGRSLRGPLDELRRELAALAADDAGQLWPEANQVLHHLSAGYARITTLIDNVLGYQRLDAGSEDVARTKVMLDAVVAAGVDGAVELIGPGRVQFAVHAPPIEAEVDPRLLATALAHLVADVAGVDATGNTPVSAGGYLDNTVVVAAAQRGEVVRIEVRGPYAGGDTVHEPIVRGIVRAHGGVLQTHDVPGMSGSAYVLEVPIGGGAGAVAVQPVDESAALALVDPAAVDPAAVDPAGQTSGGGRRRARRATTDAFLDGDVPGGEGEAAGGPGADGAAPTGRRRRRAAGEQAALPAQASGEGGASGGTGRRRRAAEDAGAGAVGSAVQGVAEGAVMTAAEHAAGAAASNTGLGGTVPPQGVPGPSGRRGRHEPGEQAALPPALPAPPSGGEAAGPSDAAQGQAQQPTGRRRRALAAANERAAAAQEAAGPRPVFALPPAEADQAPAPAPAPAQLEVPAEAGQPAADGSTGAPGVVPAQGQVPVPEQGAGAAPGVAAAGDGAVEEGRHDAVPHDQSADHTPPQPHPTSAPTGRRRRAVAAPQSAEGAGAQAPVSAGQAGPVPAGPVPAGSTATSPVPTGPVPAGSTATGPVPTGPVPAASVPAGPGQGAPVQAGVTASPVAPGTAVPPQGVPVPAQGDVPHVNAPHGTQPQGVSVPAQGGLGQSVQAALPGQAVQLPAPAQPLSQQGVAAAPGQQPSAGPLPAEAAPGQGTPPEGMPAQATAARQPGAQQPGAQSWPADHTSGAGAAHSAPLPPNGTPPRAAQQHTPAPGTPLPPEGSPRAAQPLPAETAAPVDPNSTQGRAISVRTLGQGVPFNRQAVQVQQPSAVTAPQSAPHPQQTATPPPHQPGGSGRRRKLGTPPDPATRTDQAARPEQGQPRPEQQAPRPEQAARPHPTAEHTPPPVAAQVPAPAAAPVPAQPSLAGQSRLAQMTEGGGRSYAIGAPDENAAEGPEPLDGPGGAVEVADPPRPQPMDDELPPEPLDNPRRLLVWPAPDISTQQALSDRGYRPVIVNSREEVDAQIAAFPAALFVDPLTGPITRTALQSLRQAAVAAEVPVLVTAGLGQASRDAAYGADPAVLLKALAPRDSEQHPPRVLLIEEHAEIALALTATLERRGMQVARAASDADAVTLAGQFRPNLVVMDLLQVHRRQEGYAGIIDWLRANGQLNRTPLVVYTAAVDQADLPRLASGETVLFLAERSTSSEVQSRIVELLSRIGNN comes from the coding sequence GTGAGCAGCAGGCCATCCCGAGGCGCTGCTCGCCTCGCAGCCATACTGGACGCGCTTCCCGACGCGTTGGTGCTGGTCAACGCCAATGGGACGGTCGTCAACGCCAACACCATCGCCTTGGAGGCCTTCGAGACTCCGGGGACCGCTCTGGTGGGGCGCGGGCTGCTCGATCTGCTGCCGCAGTTCGACTCCAAGCTCATCCCCGGCTCCATGCGGCGGCCGGAGCACCTCGATCCGCACGCCCGGACCAAGCCGACCCGGATGATCGCGCGCCGGACCGACGGGACCGAGTTCCCCGTCGAGGTCACCAGTGCGAATCTGGAGAACGGGCAGCAGGCCTACGACGGTTACGGGTACAGCGGTGACGAGCTGCTCATGCTCGTCGTGAGGGACCTGACCGGGACCGTGGACACCGAGGCCGAACTCGCGCGGTCGCAGCGGCAGACCGAGATGATCCTGCGGGCCGCGGCCGAGGGGGTCGTCGGGACCGACACCGACGGGCGGATCGTGCTCGTCAATCCGGCCGCCGCCCAGATACTGGGATTCCGCGCCAGCGATCTCGGCGGGCGCGAACTGCACGACCTCGTGCTGCACTCGCGCGCCGACGGCTCGCCCTTCCCGTACGAGGACTCGCCGCTCGCCGACACCCTGCGCTCCGGGCGCAAACACCGGGTACGCAGCCAGGTGCTGTATGCCAAGGACGGTGGCAAGGTGCCGGTCGACCTGACGACCGCGCCCGTGCGCGACGGCGACCAGCTCGTCGGCGCCGTGATGACCTTCACCGACCGGCGGCCCTACGACGCCGTGGTCGAGGAGAAGGAGGCGGCGGAGAAGCGGCACGCCGAGGAACTGGAGCGGGTCGCCGAGGAGCACGCCTCCGAGCTCACCGCCCTGCGCCAGCAGCACGTCACCGAAGTGGAGGAGCTCACCGAGCGGCACGCCGAGGAGCTCGCCGCGAACGAGGAGCGGTACGCCGCCCTCGGGGAGCGGGAGAAGGACCGGTTCGAGGCGCTCGCCGCCCGGCACGAGCAGTTGCTGACCCTGCTCGGCCGGTCGCTGCGCGGCCCGCTGGACGAGCTGCGCCGCGAGCTGGCCGCGCTGGCCGCCGACGACGCGGGGCAGCTGTGGCCCGAGGCCAACCAGGTGCTGCATCACCTCTCGGCCGGCTACGCGCGCATCACGACACTGATCGACAACGTCCTCGGGTACCAGCGGCTCGACGCCGGTAGCGAGGACGTCGCCCGTACGAAGGTGATGCTGGACGCCGTCGTCGCCGCGGGGGTCGACGGAGCCGTCGAGCTCATCGGGCCCGGGCGGGTGCAGTTCGCCGTTCACGCGCCGCCCATCGAGGCCGAGGTCGATCCCCGGTTGCTCGCGACCGCCCTCGCGCATCTCGTCGCGGACGTGGCGGGGGTCGACGCGACCGGCAACACGCCCGTGTCGGCGGGCGGTTACCTGGACAACACCGTCGTGGTGGCGGCGGCGCAGCGCGGCGAGGTCGTCCGCATCGAGGTGCGCGGGCCGTACGCCGGTGGCGACACCGTGCACGAGCCGATCGTGCGCGGGATCGTCCGGGCCCACGGCGGTGTGCTGCAGACGCACGACGTGCCGGGGATGAGCGGGAGCGCGTACGTCCTGGAGGTGCCGATCGGGGGCGGGGCCGGGGCGGTTGCCGTCCAGCCGGTGGACGAGTCCGCAGCGCTCGCTCTGGTCGATCCCGCTGCCGTCGACCCCGCTGCCGTCGACCCGGCCGGGCAGACGTCCGGTGGGGGGCGGCGCCGGGCGCGGCGGGCCACCACCGACGCGTTCCTGGACGGAGACGTGCCGGGTGGCGAGGGCGAGGCGGCCGGTGGTCCCGGAGCCGACGGGGCCGCGCCCACCGGGCGGCGCAGGCGCCGGGCCGCCGGGGAGCAGGCGGCCCTTCCGGCGCAGGCGTCCGGTGAGGGCGGCGCGTCGGGCGGCACCGGGCGACGGCGGCGCGCGGCGGAGGACGCCGGTGCGGGTGCCGTCGGCAGTGCCGTCCAGGGTGTCGCCGAGGGGGCCGTGATGACGGCCGCCGAGCATGCGGCGGGCGCCGCCGCCTCGAACACGGGGCTGGGCGGGACCGTGCCGCCGCAGGGTGTGCCCGGGCCGTCCGGGCGGCGGGGTCGGCATGAACCCGGTGAGCAGGCCGCGCTGCCGCCGGCGCTGCCCGCGCCGCCGTCCGGTGGCGAGGCCGCCGGTCCGTCCGACGCGGCTCAGGGGCAGGCCCAGCAGCCGACCGGGCGTCGGCGGCGCGCGCTGGCCGCCGCCAACGAGCGGGCGGCGGCAGCTCAGGAGGCGGCCGGGCCGCGTCCGGTGTTCGCGCTGCCGCCGGCCGAGGCCGATCAGGCCCCGGCCCCGGCCCCCGCGCCCGCCCAGCTGGAGGTTCCGGCCGAAGCGGGGCAGCCGGCCGCCGACGGGTCCACGGGAGCTCCGGGTGTCGTGCCCGCTCAGGGCCAGGTGCCGGTTCCGGAGCAGGGTGCCGGGGCGGCCCCCGGTGTGGCCGCCGCCGGTGACGGGGCGGTTGAGGAGGGTCGGCACGACGCCGTCCCGCACGACCAGTCCGCCGATCACACTCCGCCGCAGCCGCATCCCACCAGCGCTCCGACCGGCCGCCGGCGACGGGCCGTCGCCGCGCCGCAGTCGGCCGAGGGGGCCGGAGCACAGGCGCCGGTGAGTGCCGGCCAGGCGGGTCCGGTGCCTGCGGGACCGGTGCCTGCGGGTTCCACAGCTACAAGCCCCGTGCCTACAGGTCCCGTACCTGCCGGTTCCACAGCCACAGGCCCCGTGCCTACAGGTCCCGTACCTGCCGCATCCGTACCCGCCGGGCCTGGCCAGGGCGCTCCCGTCCAGGCCGGCGTCACCGCTTCCCCCGTCGCGCCGGGTACGGCCGTGCCGCCGCAGGGCGTGCCGGTTCCCGCGCAGGGGGATGTCCCCCACGTGAACGCCCCGCACGGCACCCAGCCGCAGGGCGTGTCCGTCCCCGCCCAGGGCGGACTCGGGCAGAGCGTGCAGGCGGCCCTGCCGGGGCAGGCCGTGCAGCTCCCCGCACCGGCCCAGCCGTTGTCGCAGCAGGGAGTCGCCGCCGCACCGGGTCAGCAGCCGTCCGCCGGGCCGCTCCCCGCAGAGGCCGCTCCCGGGCAGGGCACCCCGCCCGAGGGCATGCCCGCCCAGGCAACGGCGGCCCGGCAGCCCGGTGCCCAGCAGCCCGGTGCCCAGTCCTGGCCCGCCGACCACACGTCGGGGGCCGGTGCCGCACACTCCGCGCCCCTGCCCCCGAACGGCACGCCGCCCCGGGCCGCGCAGCAGCACACGCCCGCCCCGGGCACCCCGCTGCCGCCGGAGGGTTCGCCGCGGGCGGCTCAGCCGTTGCCCGCCGAGACCGCCGCGCCGGTCGACCCGAACTCGACGCAAGGGCGGGCGATCAGCGTGCGGACGCTGGGCCAGGGCGTGCCGTTCAACCGGCAGGCGGTCCAGGTCCAGCAGCCTTCGGCCGTAACCGCCCCGCAGTCCGCCCCGCACCCGCAGCAGACGGCGACGCCTCCCCCGCACCAGCCGGGCGGATCGGGACGGCGCCGCAAGCTCGGCACGCCGCCCGACCCGGCGACGCGTACGGACCAGGCGGCACGCCCGGAGCAGGGGCAGCCGCGTCCGGAGCAGCAGGCACCCCGTCCGGAGCAGGCCGCGCGGCCGCATCCGACGGCCGAGCACACGCCGCCGCCGGTCGCCGCGCAGGTCCCCGCCCCGGCCGCCGCCCCCGTGCCGGCGCAGCCGTCCCTCGCCGGTCAGTCGCGCCTGGCGCAGATGACCGAGGGCGGCGGACGGTCGTACGCCATAGGCGCACCTGACGAGAACGCCGCCGAAGGACCGGAGCCGCTGGACGGACCCGGCGGGGCCGTCGAGGTGGCCGATCCGCCGCGGCCGCAGCCGATGGACGACGAACTGCCGCCCGAGCCGCTGGACAACCCGCGGCGGCTGCTGGTGTGGCCGGCGCCCGACATCAGCACCCAGCAGGCGCTGAGCGACCGCGGCTACCGGCCGGTGATCGTGAACTCGCGCGAGGAGGTCGACGCGCAGATCGCGGCCTTCCCCGCGGCGCTGTTCGTCGACCCGCTGACCGGGCCGATCACGCGGACGGCACTGCAGTCGCTGCGGCAGGCCGCCGTGGCCGCGGAGGTGCCCGTGCTCGTCACGGCCGGGCTCGGGCAGGCTTCGCGGGACGCGGCGTACGGCGCCGATCCGGCCGTGCTGCTGAAGGCGCTGGCGCCGCGCGACAGTGAGCAGCACCCGCCGCGGGTCCTGCTGATCGAGGAGCACGCGGAGATCGCGCTGGCGCTGACGGCGACGCTGGAGCGGCGCGGCATGCAGGTCGCGCGGGCCGCGAGTGACGCGGACGCGGTGACGCTGGCGGGGCAGTTCCGGCCGAATCTGGTCGTGATGGACCTGCTGCAGGTGCACCGGCGGCAGGAGGGATACGCCGGGATCATCGACTGGCTGCGGGCGAACGGGCAGCTCAACCGCACCCCGCTCGTGGTGTACACCGCCGCCGTCGACCAGGCGGACCTGCCGCGGCTGGCCTCGGGAGAAACGGTGCTGTTCCTCGCGGAGCGGTCCACCAGCTCCGAGGTGCAGTCCAGGATCGTCGAGCTGCTCAGCCGGATCGGGAACAACTGA